One Polaribacter sp. KT25b DNA segment encodes these proteins:
- a CDS encoding AraC family transcriptional regulator, whose protein sequence is MQVLEAYKPFEIQEIELTEWKQRPVKNNFFELVLIKEGEGSQCINYNDYSYTKNSMFLLPPLKCHSFTIEKPTRFVFLKFTDSFFKNVNRITIDRNEWFKEAAYILSNYNQLPGDIIKNEIDRNHLNSLVTMILQESRNYGEESVNLVTSLMTSILEILIRNIKKSSYFEIPKNNSDDRITKMLTYINENIDKTELLKVENLADVFMMSSTYVSEFFKKQVKMSLREYIIKAKLKLVEIRLLNSDFTLTQIADELGFTDVSHLSKTFKRYTGTSIREFKNNGEYMLLKRGSCTPRRI, encoded by the coding sequence ATGCAAGTATTAGAAGCATATAAACCTTTTGAAATACAAGAAATTGAATTAACAGAATGGAAACAACGTCCTGTTAAAAATAACTTTTTTGAACTCGTTTTAATAAAAGAAGGAGAAGGTTCACAATGTATTAATTATAACGATTATAGTTATACTAAAAATAGTATGTTTTTGTTACCTCCATTAAAATGCCACTCTTTTACTATTGAAAAACCTACGCGTTTTGTGTTTTTAAAATTTACAGATTCATTTTTTAAGAATGTAAATAGAATTACTATTGATAGAAACGAATGGTTTAAAGAAGCTGCTTACATACTCTCTAATTACAACCAATTACCTGGTGATATCATTAAAAATGAAATCGACAGAAATCATTTAAATAGCTTAGTAACCATGATTTTACAAGAATCTAGAAATTATGGCGAAGAATCTGTAAATCTTGTAACTAGTTTAATGACCAGTATTTTAGAGATTTTAATACGAAATATAAAAAAGAGTAGTTATTTTGAGATTCCAAAAAACAATTCGGATGACAGAATTACAAAAATGCTAACTTACATTAATGAAAACATTGATAAAACCGAATTACTTAAAGTTGAAAATTTAGCCGATGTTTTTATGATGTCTTCTACTTATGTAAGTGAGTTTTTTAAGAAGCAAGTCAAAATGTCTCTACGAGAATATATTATTAAAGCGAAGCTGAAGTTGGTAGAAATACGCTTGTTAAATTCTGATTTTACACTAACACAAATTGCAGACGAATTAGGTTTTACAGATGTTAGCCATTTATCTAAAACTTTTAAACGCTACACAGGAACCTCTATACGAGAGTTTAAAAATAATGGCGAATATATGTTGTTAAAAAGAGGGTCTTGTACACCTAGAAGAATTTAA
- a CDS encoding CotH kinase family protein produces the protein MYQNYKIITITKKYVFLFFIFCIYNFSAQSVRINEVVSSNDAYLDEDGDTSDWLELHNFGTQQISLKDWYLSDDVNDLTKWIFPDITIAPNEYMLLWASSKNRTTVSVPRTLINKGDQFKYLIPSSEPSSNWKNLDFNDSSWATGVSGFGYNDGDDTTIIPVGTQSIYLRKAFTIDNLTKISSILLDIDYDDAFVAYINGTEIARANIVGTPPAYNSGTITDREAEIYSGGKPERFTVADFATILVEGENILTIQAHNISSSSSDFTIIPFLSAVFSTQSNLGITPPAILNLSENNKLHTNFKISSTSETLTLSNDSGTIVHQLTAENLAKNTSIGTSIISGEIVSYIDTTPGYENSRQEYVGSVQNEVLFSHQEGLLESAISLVLSGNFDNELILYTIDGSSPTENSLLYTDPIQISTNTTVRARLFLENYIPSDVATKTFVMNASSSTFTDSNLPIVIIATEDNVAIQDASRVFGTMKIIQRPNGARNYVSDANNEDFIDYSGTINIEIRGSSSQYLPKKPYGFSTLTADRFENDNVKLLGMPKENDWILNSFAFDDSMMRDYISYEMARRMGQYAVNLKYCEVIVNGEYMGLYALSEKIKIDGDRVDIAKLDIDDNTLPKLSGGYLLQTDRPTVEDPQAWYNNGAGYIIEKPNSEDVTTQQASYIENVFRSFDQNASNSSITDGYPSIIDVPSFVDYMIMAEVSSNADAYALSTFYHKDRSGKLRAGPVWDYNLTYGNDLFNTFDVYYDRSLTNVWQFQYSNTGSYIWRSLFYNTTFKCYLAKRFNEVTSTGASLDYNYIANLIDTTANLISEALVRENEKWNTINNFPSEVQNLKSWLQQRISWMKSNLGQFSNCSNITTPSLVISKINYHPQETTTFPESDDLEFIEIQNTGNTNVVLTGIYLLKLGVSYQFRKFSTLLAGKSIYLASNAATFEAKYGFAPFDTFTRNLPNSSHNLVLADAFGNVIDQVQYTDKAPWPETADGNGFYLELINPLSDNSLASNWKANTEDVLNTTFNLPTDIFTVYPNPANEKLTINASQTIEKIAIFNVLGQQIKTIKVNLQSTEIQIPALKKGMYVLSVQFIDGTRISTKFFKE, from the coding sequence ATGTATCAAAACTATAAAATTATAACTATTACAAAAAAGTATGTATTTTTATTCTTTATTTTCTGCATCTATAATTTTTCGGCACAATCTGTACGAATTAATGAAGTCGTTTCTTCTAATGATGCATATTTAGATGAAGACGGAGATACTTCTGATTGGTTAGAACTTCATAATTTTGGTACACAACAAATTTCTTTGAAGGATTGGTATTTATCTGATGATGTAAATGATCTTACAAAATGGATTTTTCCTGATATTACTATAGCTCCTAATGAATACATGCTTTTATGGGCTTCATCAAAAAATAGAACTACAGTTAGTGTTCCTAGAACTTTAATCAATAAAGGTGATCAATTTAAATATTTAATTCCTAGTTCAGAACCAAGTTCTAATTGGAAAAATCTAGATTTTAATGATTCTAGTTGGGCAACGGGTGTTTCTGGTTTTGGATATAATGATGGCGATGATACAACAATTATTCCTGTTGGTACACAGTCTATCTATCTTAGAAAAGCATTTACGATTGATAACCTTACGAAAATTTCATCCATATTATTAGATATCGATTATGACGACGCTTTTGTTGCTTATATCAACGGAACAGAAATAGCTAGAGCTAATATTGTAGGTACACCACCAGCTTATAATTCTGGTACAATTACAGATCGTGAAGCAGAAATATACAGCGGTGGAAAACCAGAAAGATTTACAGTGGCAGATTTTGCTACAATTTTAGTAGAAGGAGAAAATATTTTAACAATACAAGCACATAATATCAGTTCTAGTTCGTCAGATTTTACAATTATACCTTTTTTATCAGCAGTCTTTTCCACACAAAGCAATTTAGGAATAACACCACCAGCAATTTTAAACTTATCAGAAAACAATAAATTGCATACAAACTTTAAAATTTCATCAACTTCAGAAACATTAACGTTATCCAATGATTCTGGCACTATTGTACATCAACTAACTGCAGAAAATCTTGCAAAAAATACATCAATTGGTACTTCTATAATTTCTGGAGAAATTGTAAGTTATATAGACACAACACCAGGATATGAAAACTCTAGACAAGAATATGTAGGCAGTGTTCAAAATGAAGTTCTTTTTTCTCATCAAGAAGGATTATTGGAAAGTGCTATCAGTTTAGTGCTATCTGGCAATTTCGATAACGAACTTATACTCTACACTATAGATGGCTCTTCACCAACAGAAAACTCACTTTTATATACAGATCCTATTCAAATTAGTACAAATACTACAGTAAGAGCTCGCCTATTTTTAGAAAACTATATCCCTTCTGATGTAGCTACAAAAACATTTGTAATGAATGCAAGTAGTTCTACATTTACAGACAGTAATTTACCAATTGTTATTATTGCTACAGAAGATAATGTAGCAATACAAGACGCCTCTAGAGTATTCGGAACGATGAAAATTATTCAACGACCAAACGGAGCTAGAAATTATGTAAGTGATGCTAATAACGAAGATTTTATAGATTATTCAGGAACTATTAATATAGAAATTAGAGGTTCTTCATCTCAATATTTACCAAAAAAACCTTACGGATTTTCTACGTTAACAGCAGATCGTTTTGAAAATGATAACGTAAAATTACTAGGAATGCCAAAAGAGAATGATTGGATTTTAAATTCATTTGCTTTTGATGATTCTATGATGCGCGATTATATTAGTTACGAAATGGCTAGAAGAATGGGGCAATATGCTGTAAATTTAAAATATTGTGAAGTTATTGTAAACGGAGAGTATATGGGTTTATATGCACTTTCTGAAAAAATAAAGATTGACGGCGATAGAGTTGACATTGCAAAGTTAGATATAGATGATAATACACTTCCTAAATTATCTGGTGGATATTTGTTACAAACTGATAGACCAACTGTCGAAGATCCGCAGGCTTGGTATAATAACGGAGCGGGTTATATTATAGAAAAACCAAACTCAGAAGACGTTACTACACAACAAGCTTCGTATATAGAAAATGTTTTTAGAAGTTTCGATCAAAATGCAAGTAATTCAAGTATTACAGATGGATATCCATCTATTATTGATGTGCCTTCGTTTGTAGATTATATGATTATGGCAGAAGTTTCATCGAATGCGGATGCCTATGCTTTAAGTACTTTTTACCATAAAGATAGAAGCGGAAAATTAAGAGCAGGTCCTGTTTGGGATTATAATTTAACCTACGGAAATGACTTATTTAACACATTCGATGTTTATTATGATAGAAGTTTAACTAATGTATGGCAATTTCAATATAGCAATACGGGATCTTATATTTGGCGAAGTCTTTTTTATAATACTACTTTTAAATGCTATTTAGCAAAACGTTTTAACGAAGTTACAAGTACTGGCGCATCTTTAGATTATAATTATATAGCTAATTTAATTGATACAACTGCCAATTTAATTTCTGAAGCTTTAGTTCGAGAGAATGAAAAATGGAACACGATTAATAATTTTCCTAGCGAAGTACAAAATTTAAAAAGCTGGTTGCAACAACGTATATCGTGGATGAAATCAAACCTTGGTCAATTTTCTAATTGTAGTAATATTACCACTCCGTCTTTAGTAATTTCTAAAATTAATTATCACCCGCAGGAAACCACTACATTTCCAGAGAGTGATGATTTAGAGTTTATAGAAATACAAAATACAGGAAACACAAATGTAGTACTTACGGGAATTTATCTTTTAAAACTTGGTGTTTCGTATCAGTTTCGTAAGTTTAGTACACTTTTAGCGGGTAAATCGATTTATTTAGCAAGCAATGCGGCCACTTTTGAAGCTAAATATGGCTTTGCTCCGTTTGATACTTTTACTAGAAACTTACCTAATAGCAGTCATAATTTAGTGTTAGCAGATGCTTTTGGAAATGTAATTGATCAAGTACAGTATACAGATAAAGCTCCTTGGCCAGAAACGGCAGATGGAAACGGTTTTTACTTAGAATTGATAAATCCCTTATCAGATAATAGTTTAGCAAGTAACTGGAAAGCTAATACAGAAGATGTATTGAATACTACTTTTAATTTACCTACGGATATTTTTACAGTATACCCAAATCCTGCAAATGAGAAATTAACAATTAACGCGTCACAAACAATTGAAAAAATAGCAATTTTTAATGTTCTTGGACAACAAATTAAAACCATTAAAGTCAATTTACAATCTACAGAAATACAAATACCAGCACTTAAAAAAGGTATGTATGTTTTAAGTGTACAATTTATAGATGGCACTCGTATTTCTACAAAATTTTTTAAAGAATAA
- the nfsB gene encoding oxygen-insensitive NAD(P)H nitroreductase, translating into MNLKEILNWRYTTKEYDTTKKISEANMAEVKNLLRMSPSSVNLQPWHFIVAETAEGKARIAKGTQGFFSFNEPKVTNAYAVVLFCVKTDADDAYYQHIADTEDKNGRFPNEDIKNGFLGAVKAFAGIHKYDLKDQQHWMEKQVYLNIGSFLLGVAGLGIDATPMEGIDVKALDEEFGLREKGYTSLVAVSLGYRAESDFNSTEKTPKSRLPESEIFTEI; encoded by the coding sequence ATGAATTTAAAAGAAATTTTAAACTGGAGATACACAACAAAAGAATACGACACAACCAAGAAAATATCTGAAGCAAATATGGCTGAAGTAAAAAACTTATTAAGAATGAGTCCTTCTAGTGTAAACTTACAACCTTGGCATTTTATTGTTGCAGAAACTGCTGAAGGTAAGGCACGTATTGCAAAAGGAACACAAGGCTTTTTTAGTTTTAATGAGCCAAAAGTAACCAATGCTTATGCTGTAGTTTTATTTTGTGTAAAAACAGATGCAGATGATGCATATTACCAACATATTGCAGACACAGAAGATAAAAACGGAAGATTCCCAAATGAAGATATTAAAAACGGGTTTTTAGGAGCTGTAAAAGCTTTTGCTGGTATTCATAAATACGATTTAAAAGACCAACAACATTGGATGGAGAAACAAGTATATTTAAATATAGGAAGCTTTTTATTAGGTGTTGCTGGTTTAGGAATAGATGCTACACCAATGGAAGGGATTGATGTAAAAGCTTTGGATGAAGAATTTGGATTAAGAGAAAAAGGATATACATCTTTGGTTGCTGTTTCTTTAGGTTATAGAGCTGAATCTGATTTTAATTCAACAGAAAAAACACCAAAATCTAGATTACCAGAAAGCGAAATTTTTACTGAAATATAA
- a CDS encoding MerC domain-containing protein, whose amino-acid sequence MIITKQKSDSIGAIASTLCLIHCAATPLLFIVQAGASACCNTTPVWWKSIDYFFLVISFFAIYRSTETTTNNWMKPSLWFSWILLFVVIINEKIALLSIPESAIYIPAIALIILHTYNRKYCQCKTDKCCTHES is encoded by the coding sequence ATGATAATTACTAAACAAAAATCCGACAGCATCGGAGCCATAGCAAGTACTCTTTGTCTTATACATTGTGCTGCTACACCCTTATTATTTATAGTGCAAGCAGGTGCTTCAGCATGTTGTAATACCACACCCGTGTGGTGGAAATCTATAGATTATTTCTTCTTAGTTATCTCGTTTTTTGCCATTTATAGATCTACAGAAACCACCACAAATAATTGGATGAAACCTTCTTTATGGTTTAGTTGGATACTCTTGTTTGTAGTTATTATCAATGAAAAAATAGCACTGCTTTCTATACCAGAAAGCGCAATTTATATACCGGCAATTGCTCTGATTATTTTACATACTTATAATAGAAAATATTGCCAGTGTAAAACCGATAAATGTTGTACACATGAATCATAA
- a CDS encoding MarC family protein: protein MDNLITFSITVFTGFFAITNPISNMTVFISLTQGIGKKTKREINKKSNLIAFVIVTVFILLGKYIFELFNISIPAFKITGGILIFFIGFEMLQSKQSNMKNIKNVNIDEDIAVSPLAIPILAGPGTIVTAMNFVSNAAPLQIFLVILIFGSMSLLTYFTFRLSDLIVKTVGNNVISVIGKIMGLIIAIIGTGMIIQGIKITFDLLS, encoded by the coding sequence ATGGATAACTTAATAACATTCTCAATCACTGTATTTACAGGCTTTTTTGCTATAACGAACCCGATCTCTAACATGACGGTTTTTATCTCTTTGACGCAAGGTATAGGCAAAAAAACAAAAAGAGAAATTAATAAAAAGTCTAATTTAATAGCTTTTGTAATTGTTACCGTATTTATTCTTTTAGGTAAATATATTTTTGAATTGTTTAATATAAGTATTCCTGCGTTTAAAATTACTGGTGGAATCTTAATCTTTTTTATTGGTTTTGAAATGTTGCAGTCAAAACAATCTAACATGAAAAACATTAAAAATGTAAATATAGATGAAGATATTGCAGTGTCTCCACTTGCAATTCCTATTTTAGCAGGGCCAGGAACTATTGTAACGGCTATGAATTTTGTGTCTAATGCAGCACCTTTACAAATTTTCTTAGTTATTCTTATATTTGGTTCTATGAGTTTATTAACTTATTTTACATTTAGGTTAAGTGATCTTATAGTTAAAACTGTAGGTAATAATGTTATTTCTGTAATTGGTAAAATTATGGGTTTAATTATTGCAATAATAGGTACAGGAATGATTATACAAGGAATTAAAATTACTTTTGATTTATTGTCTTAA
- a CDS encoding DUF1036 domain-containing protein: MKKALVLITLFIFNLANSQVHKEYFDNGKLKEIGKYKKGEQEGVWKYYYQNGQLESKTTYVNGDKIGSYEAYLQNGSPTRKGNYKKVKEVGAFGSYYTSKPSGIWYYWEYHSNGKLYYKKIIDEDTGFDIGKYECYYENGELQEKGKFVNNKKDGEWYFNIDFERNHLLKRLHPVEGKYKIIYKKGEPINFKYVNSQFDPIEDNELYELGFKNNCNKKIQVAVRYVNLDGNWKTYGFYTLNPKEEFTLGKTKNSVYYLYALSIDGKDKWKGIFKKFFRGKHYDFKKVMIYDGYGKYTKVLNCN, from the coding sequence ATGAAAAAAGCATTAGTTTTGATAACTTTATTTATCTTCAACTTGGCAAATAGTCAAGTTCATAAAGAATATTTTGACAATGGAAAATTAAAAGAAATTGGAAAGTATAAGAAAGGAGAACAAGAAGGTGTTTGGAAGTATTATTACCAAAACGGACAATTAGAAAGTAAAACCACCTATGTAAATGGAGATAAAATTGGAAGTTATGAAGCATATTTACAAAATGGATCTCCAACCCGAAAAGGTAATTACAAAAAAGTAAAAGAAGTTGGTGCTTTTGGAAGTTATTACACATCTAAGCCAAGTGGAATATGGTATTATTGGGAATATCATTCTAATGGAAAATTATATTATAAAAAAATTATAGATGAAGATACTGGTTTTGATATAGGAAAATATGAATGCTATTATGAAAATGGTGAACTTCAAGAAAAAGGAAAGTTTGTTAATAATAAAAAAGATGGTGAGTGGTATTTTAATATAGATTTCGAAAGAAATCATCTTTTAAAACGTTTACATCCAGTGGAAGGAAAGTATAAAATAATTTATAAAAAGGGTGAGCCGATAAACTTTAAATATGTAAACTCTCAGTTTGATCCTATAGAAGATAATGAATTATATGAATTAGGATTTAAAAATAACTGTAATAAAAAAATTCAAGTTGCTGTAAGGTATGTAAATCTAGATGGTAATTGGAAAACTTATGGTTTTTATACTTTAAATCCTAAAGAAGAATTTACACTTGGAAAAACAAAAAACAGTGTTTATTATTTATATGCTTTATCTATTGATGGTAAAGACAAATGGAAAGGAATTTTTAAAAAATTCTTTAGAGGTAAACATTATGATTTTAAAAAAGTTATGATTTATGACGGATATGGTAAATATACAAAAGTCTTAAATTGTAACTAA
- a CDS encoding DUF4437 domain-containing protein, translated as MKKNIIIALAIFASIYINAQTPSTDSVKTVNEVVTEDNVEWGWLNPLRGDKSPAAGKLWGDRTKNEPAGFLVKFNKGFSSPPHIHNITYRGVVIKGLLHNDDEQAEKQWLPAGSYWQQPAGEAHITAADSQENMAFLDIQEGPYLVQPISEAFDNRERPINIDQSNMVWLNANDIKWIAGKSNVETAFLWGSHEKNQLRATLLKLPAGFSGKIKNLSPSFRAVVISGGITHQFSKKGVVNRLNAPSYFGAEKNATSIISAKKETVLYIRSNGEFKVK; from the coding sequence ATGAAAAAAAATATAATTATTGCTTTAGCAATATTTGCAAGCATTTACATAAATGCACAGACACCATCAACAGATTCAGTAAAAACTGTAAATGAAGTGGTAACTGAAGACAATGTAGAATGGGGCTGGTTAAATCCGTTAAGAGGAGATAAAAGTCCCGCGGCAGGAAAACTTTGGGGTGACAGAACGAAAAATGAACCCGCAGGTTTTTTAGTAAAATTTAATAAAGGATTTTCTTCACCACCACATATTCATAACATTACCTATCGCGGTGTGGTAATAAAAGGATTATTACATAATGATGACGAACAGGCAGAAAAACAATGGCTGCCAGCAGGTTCCTATTGGCAACAACCAGCAGGAGAAGCACACATAACTGCTGCAGATAGTCAAGAAAATATGGCGTTTTTAGATATTCAAGAAGGTCCATATTTGGTACAACCAATTTCAGAAGCTTTTGATAATAGAGAGCGTCCAATTAATATAGATCAATCGAATATGGTTTGGTTAAATGCCAATGATATTAAATGGATTGCTGGAAAAAGTAATGTGGAAACTGCTTTTTTATGGGGTAGTCATGAAAAAAATCAATTACGTGCAACACTTTTAAAATTGCCTGCTGGTTTTAGCGGGAAAATAAAAAATTTGAGTCCTAGTTTTAGAGCTGTAGTTATTTCTGGAGGCATAACACACCAGTTTTCTAAAAAAGGAGTAGTTAACAGATTAAATGCGCCTTCTTATTTTGGTGCAGAAAAAAATGCAACTTCAATTATTTCAGCAAAAAAAGAAACCGTTCTCTATATTAGAAGTAACGGTGAATTTAAAGTAAAGTAA
- a CDS encoding LLM class flavin-dependent oxidoreductase, with protein sequence MKAKPTLYSVLDLALVSKNNSLQQTYINVLELAQNAEAFGYTRYWLAEHHNSPNIGSSATSILVGYVAAGTQTIRIGSGGIMLPNHSPLIIAEQFGTLATLYPNRIDLGLGRAPGTDRETAQAIRSDFMQAAQSFPKEVDKIQRYFSADNSSSKVRATVAEGVEVPIYILGSSTDSAHLAAKKGLPYAFASHFATTYLKDALAIYRKEFKSSKELQKPYVMAGVNIIVADTDEEAQSLSTSLIRMIVGIFTGKRDKVQPPIPMNDELREVMQNPQVHQMLKYSFIGSKATVKAKVKEFIAETDVDELIAVTNIYDGKARVHSYKLFAEIMKELNL encoded by the coding sequence ATGAAAGCGAAACCTACATTATATTCCGTTTTAGACCTAGCTTTAGTGTCTAAAAATAATTCCCTGCAACAAACTTATATAAACGTATTAGAGTTGGCGCAAAATGCAGAAGCTTTTGGATACACACGCTATTGGTTAGCAGAACACCACAATTCTCCAAATATTGGTAGTAGTGCTACTTCTATATTAGTGGGGTATGTAGCAGCAGGAACACAAACGATTCGTATTGGTTCTGGTGGAATTATGTTGCCAAATCACTCGCCTTTAATTATTGCCGAACAATTTGGTACATTGGCTACTTTATACCCAAACAGAATCGATTTGGGGTTAGGTAGAGCGCCAGGAACTGATAGAGAAACAGCACAAGCTATAAGATCTGACTTTATGCAAGCCGCACAATCTTTTCCTAAAGAAGTTGATAAAATTCAACGTTATTTTTCTGCGGATAATTCAAGCTCAAAAGTACGTGCAACTGTAGCTGAAGGAGTAGAAGTGCCTATTTATATTTTAGGATCAAGTACTGATAGTGCACATTTGGCTGCAAAAAAAGGATTGCCTTATGCGTTTGCAAGTCATTTTGCAACAACCTATTTAAAGGATGCACTTGCTATTTATCGCAAAGAATTTAAGTCTTCAAAAGAATTGCAAAAACCCTATGTAATGGCAGGTGTAAATATTATTGTTGCAGATACAGATGAAGAAGCTCAAAGTTTATCAACCTCTTTAATTAGAATGATTGTAGGTATATTTACAGGAAAACGAGACAAAGTTCAACCACCAATCCCTATGAATGACGAGTTAAGAGAGGTTATGCAAAATCCGCAAGTTCATCAAATGCTGAAATATTCTTTTATTGGTAGTAAAGCTACTGTGAAAGCTAAAGTAAAAGAATTTATAGCAGAAACTGATGTGGATGAATTAATTGCTGTTACTAATATTTATGATGGAAAAGCTAGAGTACATTCGTATAAATTGTTTGCAGAAATTATGAAGGAGTTGAATTTGTAG
- a CDS encoding Fur family transcriptional regulator — MGVIRKTKSVEALLNEFKNNSVAISAKMLIDQLDTKFNKTTIYRVLDKLEDDGVLHSFLGKEGLKWYAKCNGCSTNNHNDFHPHFQCLECGKVDCLDVTVTLPKISNRKIEVSQLLIQGKCEKCLT; from the coding sequence ATGGGAGTGATTAGAAAGACAAAATCGGTAGAAGCTTTGCTTAACGAGTTTAAAAACAACTCTGTAGCTATTTCAGCTAAAATGTTAATAGATCAATTAGATACTAAATTTAACAAAACTACTATTTATCGTGTATTAGATAAGCTAGAAGATGATGGAGTTTTACATTCTTTTTTAGGTAAAGAAGGACTTAAGTGGTATGCAAAATGTAATGGTTGCTCTACAAATAATCATAATGATTTTCACCCTCACTTTCAATGTTTAGAATGTGGAAAAGTTGATTGTTTAGACGTTACTGTTACACTTCCTAAAATATCTAATAGAAAAATAGAGGTTTCTCAATTATTAATACAAGGAAAATGTGAAAAATGTTTAACTTAA
- a CDS encoding MBL fold metallo-hydrolase, whose protein sequence is MLVSLVVLVVVLIVIYFLFVGFYPSFGGDISKEKQTEFMKSPQFHNRKFENTHPVNMDMSFSETLTMAKKFFFTKVEDGRPKNDIVVQKIDATNIANYASSTRFVWFGHSSFLLQMNHKNILIDPMFSDVPAPHSLLGGKRFSAELPIEVQKLPKIDAVILSHDHYDHLDYESILKLKDKVGIFYAPLGVGVHLEAWGVSTENIIELDWWQETTLADLKFVCTPAKHFSGRKFSNRQSTLWSSWVIQSATENIFFSGDSGYDSHFSAIGKKYGPFDFAMMECGQYNEMWPEIHMFPEETAQAAVDVKAKKMMPIHWGAFKLAMHSWKDPAERVTKKAKELNLPLITPKIGEAFLLKAEVVHNQDWWK, encoded by the coding sequence ATGTTAGTATCGCTTGTAGTTCTTGTAGTTGTTCTAATAGTAATTTACTTTTTATTCGTTGGTTTTTATCCGTCTTTTGGAGGCGATATTTCTAAAGAAAAGCAAACAGAATTTATGAAATCCCCTCAATTTCATAATAGAAAATTTGAAAACACGCACCCAGTAAATATGGATATGAGTTTTTCTGAGACTTTAACTATGGCTAAAAAATTCTTTTTTACCAAAGTAGAAGACGGAAGACCTAAAAATGATATTGTAGTTCAAAAAATAGACGCTACAAACATTGCTAATTATGCAAGTTCAACTCGGTTTGTCTGGTTCGGTCATTCCTCTTTTTTACTTCAAATGAACCATAAAAATATTTTGATAGACCCAATGTTTAGCGATGTTCCTGCGCCACATAGTTTGTTAGGAGGGAAGCGATTTAGCGCAGAATTACCTATTGAGGTTCAGAAACTACCTAAAATTGATGCAGTAATCTTATCTCATGACCATTACGATCATTTAGATTACGAATCTATTTTAAAGCTAAAAGATAAAGTTGGTATATTTTACGCGCCTTTAGGAGTTGGCGTACATTTAGAGGCTTGGGGAGTTTCAACAGAAAACATCATTGAATTAGATTGGTGGCAAGAAACTACTTTAGCCGATTTAAAATTTGTGTGTACACCTGCCAAACACTTTTCTGGAAGGAAGTTTAGTAACAGACAAAGTACACTTTGGAGCTCTTGGGTGATACAATCCGCTACAGAAAATATCTTTTTTAGTGGTGATAGCGGTTATGATTCCCATTTTTCAGCAATTGGCAAAAAATATGGGCCTTTTGATTTTGCAATGATGGAATGCGGACAATACAATGAAATGTGGCCAGAAATTCATATGTTTCCAGAAGAAACTGCACAAGCCGCTGTAGATGTAAAAGCTAAAAAAATGATGCCTATTCATTGGGGTGCTTTTAAATTGGCAATGCATTCTTGGAAAGATCCTGCTGAGCGCGTAACTAAAAAAGCCAAAGAATTAAATTTGCCTTTAATCACTCCCAAAATAGGAGAAGCTTTTTTATTAAAAGCAGAAGTTGTCCATAATCAAGATTGGTGGAAATAA